From Triticum aestivum cultivar Chinese Spring chromosome 7B, IWGSC CS RefSeq v2.1, whole genome shotgun sequence:
GGCCCGCACACGCGGGATCTGGCGACCCCCTCACCACTGACGACCAAGAGGTCGCCGACAGACAGGAGCCGCCGGAAGGGTTCGCTCtcttggcggcggcggctccctctCTTCTCCTTCCCCACGTAAAATCATCCCTGTCCTGGCCTTACCATCATTTGAACTGAAAGATCCGTCAACTGAAAGTGCAACCCACCCCGGAGGTGGACTTGGCCATGGTATGCTTGGGGAGATTTGGCAGAACGTGAGCTGCTCAGAAAGAACATGACACTACAGATTTTCCGTGAGAGAGTTCATTCGCCATAGCACCATGATAATATGTACCTGATGATCAATGTGCCATATGAAAAGAAAAATACACCGAATTATCCTACGCACAGTAATATCGAGCAGTTTTTGTTTGTGATGCAGTGAGTATCCCTAATCAGCCTTCAAATCGACTTTACACGAACAGTTTGGCTAATTCGCATATAAATGTTTTCTAAGGATGTCACATATAAACTTCCACAAATAAGCAGCAACAAGAAAAAAAACTGAGACAAAATAAAGACCACAAACATAGTGGTCATGAGGTTAGATGTGACATAAAATATGTCACAATTAGATGTGTCCTGAAGGTGTGTTTGGTTGAGGAACCAaatggaatggaatggaatggTTCCATTCCAGGAGAACGGGTCGGTTCCATTCTTATGTTTGGTTGGAGCTAAAAAATAGAACGGAATGATTATGTTCCCATGTTTGGTTGGAGAAATGGAATGGGATAAAATTCCACTCATCTCTTTTATTCTGTAAGCAATATACACCCAATCCGAAATTTACACAAGTGTCATACTTAACCATGTATTTTTCATTCTGTAACATACATACATTGTACTTTGTTAACTAATGAATAATTGTAAAACCAAAGTTAATTCTGCAACTCATACAGATCCATCTGTACACTGCTTGCTGCGGTGAGTTGCAGAATTCACCATCAGGGGAGAGCAACTGAGCCTTCACCACTGGCCATGGCTTGGAAAGACAACAAATCAATCTGCCGCTTCCAGCGCTGACTGCCGTCGCTCCTTCCGCTGCTTGTTGTTATCCTCACGCACTTTTCCATCTGAGGAAACAaaaaaggaaggagagggtcaagcTGCAAACGGACGAGCGGCCATCTAACTGACGAACGGACGAGCGAACCATGAGTCCACCGGAATCACACCTAGACCGTCGCCCCACCGCAAGAACACCGCCACACAGCTGCAGATCAAGAGAGGAGGATCTTCTGCCCTGTCCGTGACTCCCGTGTGGTGCTGCAGATCGAGAGAGAAAAGAAGAATGAGTCGGCGGCGAGGTTTGGAAGGAATCAGGGCGGCGGAGCAGATTGGGAAGGGAGAGAGgcgaggggaggcggcggaggtgaCGGTCAACATGGTTTGCGGGAGACAGGAGTGAGACGAGGGAGACGGCTCCATGCCGTCCGCTCGATTTGGAGGTTCCACTCGGTTCCTCGTCTGGGCCGAATATTCGGTACGCGGGAACGAGTTGGTTACCATTCCACCTACGAACCAAACGTGAGAACTAGGCCCAGGAACGGGTCCGATCCAATCCATTTCAGTCCATTCCaaaaaccaaacacaccctaaacaGACCGGCAGCACAAACCCCTGCCACAGCGGAAGGACAACTCCTCGGCAAGCCATCAAAGTAGTCCACCagttgattctcaaaaaaaaaaaaaaggagtAGTGCCCCCGCCTGCTCATATCTCTGCTGTACAACACGAGACGGGAGACACCAAAGACAGACGAGCAACCCCGCGCCCATGAATTCTTCTTCATCGTACTCCGGCCCGGACTACCAGGTCGCCACCTCCGACCTCGACGACGACCCCGCTACCGCCGTCTTCCCGAGGCCCGCCGACGCTGCTACCGTCGTCCTCCCGAAGCGCGCCGACGCCGAGAGCTTCGTCTCGTCCCTGCGCTCGCCGGACGACGTGGATGCCGTTTGCAAGAAATACGGCATCCGGAGGGATCACTACACCGCGCGCCCCGCCGGCGACCTGCGCGCGTGCTCGCCCCCGCCGCCGGGGTGCGTCTGCGTGTACGCGCACGCGCTGGAGGCCGGGATGCGCGTCCCGCTCCACCCCTTCTTCTGCGAGGCGCTCGCCCACTTCGGCATCGCGCCGACGCAGCTCGCGCCCAACGCGTGGCGCATCATGGCGGGCTTCCTCGTGCTCTGCCGCTCCGCCGGCGTGCCGCCGTCGCTCGCGGTGTTCCGGCATTTCTTCCTGCTGTCCGTCCTCAACCACAAGCACAAAAGAAGATGGTACTACTTCAAACCCAGTTTCAGGGACAGCCCCGTCTTGCGCTTCACGGGGTTGCCAGATTCCATCCACGGCTGGAAGCGCgggttcttcttcctctcttcgccgACCCCATGGCCTTGTCCTGTGGAGTGGGGCGAGCCGTCCAAGAGCTCCCTCATGGAGCCGGTGCTTACAAATGAGGAGAAGAAATCCGTGGCGAAGCTGTTAGGTGCTAACGGCGGCGCCGCCGTTGATATCACGACATGTTTGTGGGACAGCAACCTTGCCGGTGCCGTGGTAATTGCCGCATCTCCGGCGCCGCCCTCTACTGGTACGAGTACCAGTTCCAAAGGTAAACGCTGAAATCCCGCGCATCCCCAAGTTTCGTGCGGCGGCTGATCTTACCCTTGATATTCAGGGATGGATTCCGCCGTCTACGACATGATGAAAACCATGCTGGCGGAGAAGATGGCCAGGCAAGCGTCGGTATCGGCAAAGAAGGTGAAAGCAGAGCCAGGGTCGTCGCCGTTGTGCGGGGAGAAAGGGAACCTGGACGAGGCCAGCGAGGAGGGCCGTCCGCCTTCGTCTGTCACTCCCCTCGCCGCCCGTGGCCACTCGGTGCCCACCGGCGAGTGTTCGCCGCTGCCGGGAATCTCCCGAGAACCAGAAGACTTCGCCGACGGACACGGACACGGCACGGACTGGGAGGCTGCACGGCAGCTGCTGCGGGGTGCCGTCGCGCCATCGCAGCAGCGCGTGTTTGCGGCGACCGGGCCATCAGACGTCGCCGCGTCGAGCTATGTAGCGATTCTCCAGGTATGCCAGAGAACGCGGTGTCAAATTCAAGCTCTTCATTCGCCGGAACATGTTGACATTATTTGTGTGCAGGCGGCGAACTACGTGTCATTCTCCTTGGACTACGCTCTGGAGCTGGAAGAGAAGCTGTTGGCGCGGGACGCGGAGATCGCCGCGCTGCAGAAGCAGCTGGAGGAGACGAAGGGCGAGCTCGCCACGGCGAAGGTGCGGCAGAGGTAGTCCAGGAGCACTCAGCGCCAGAGCAGTTTCGAGTGCCGGAGGGTAGTCCGTAGTCCGGCAAGTCGTTTCAGCGTCCCACACACATCTTTCGCGTGCTACGCTACATTGTAATCGAGTGATCCGTTTTCAGTTAGGCCAGGTTTGACAGCAAAGGATTGTGGAGGTTTTGGGAGGAGGGGATTTCAGGGGAtttgatgaatccccctcttccaCCCTCCCCCTCCAGCCACACGTCCCTCAAATCCCCCTCTCTACATAACACCATGAGGGATTGCCATATTGAATTAAAATGGTGTAAAACACCTAAAAATCTAATCTTGCAACAATTCATCACATGAACAACATAATTTGCTTGACTTGGAATCAATATATCATCACATAATTGCGCTGTCACATAACAACAACATAGTCTCTCACATCAACATGACTTGGAACCAAAAATGTCTCATAGGTTTTCGGTATTCACAAGTCCGAGAAAAGACATTAAGCATGATGAAAATACATAAGACATGCGTACATTTAAGCATGCTGAAAAGCATCCGTTGATGTTCTGCAGCGATTGTTGGAAGAGAGTACATGACAGGAGTATAAATTCCAACCACAAGACAACAATAGCGCCGACATAAAAGCAACTTACAAGACTCTCAAACACACCATTTCGAGGGACCCTGCAAACGGCCCATTCTTCCTCTGTTTGTTCCACTTCTCAACCTGGTTCAATGACACCAGAAAAAAGCTAATGATACTGAAGAAAATAAGGTAATGTTGCTACTGGTGACAAAATTATATCTCATTTCAAGTCAATGTAGATATTTCTCATTCAATTTCAATTCCAAAACCAACCAATCGAGGAGCCAGTTGACAAAATTATTACCGCGTGATACCGCCACGAAACTTTGTACACCCTCCAAAAGTGCACAGAAATCagacttgtactccctctgttccaaaatagatgactcaactttgtactaaatttgtactaaagttagtacaaagttgagtcatctattttggaacggaggaagtaactCATAGTCAATAAGTAAACAGGGAGGCAAGCAAGTATTGTAGAACATAATTGCCTGATATATCGGTCAAGTAATCCAGAACTTATGGTTTTTTTGCGGGGTGATTGGATTTATACATCACACAAAGTTAATAAAGAGAGGCTGACTAGTTGACTGATACTAGTATTTGCCTATGGACACCATTGACTCCTAGTCTCCTACACATTCAGAAACCAGAACAAGAGAGCATTTCCACCGAGCAATTACAAGTAGCACTCAGGAGCAGTTGCTTCTGCACCTAATGAACCAGGAAGTACTCAGGAGTAGTTGCTTATGCACATAGAAAAGTACAATGAAGAAATAGTATGATTTATTTCATGGCCTTGTTAGAGCTACATCAAGAGGTACAAAACTACTTTCAGAtgaaatcatatagtaataaacaTTCAACCAGAATCCAGAAAGCAATAAAATCGTCATATCATTTCAAAAAGAAACTTCCAGGCCGAACATTTTTCTTGGCGCACCAATTCAAAAGGACACGTTGTATCAAATCTGGGTTTTCACCTATTGTGCTTTCACATGTAGGTGTTCTCTTATCTGCACCAACCATAGTATTTGGAGGAGATAATAGGACATACAAAGATAATATACTACTGTATTATTCAGTTTTGAGTCAAGTTGTGCCTCAAACGGAAAGCATCAGCCATTAGGCTAATCAAAAATATTGGAGAGCCGAGATGCTAAAGATTTAATAATCCAAAACTGGCAGCCGCTATAGGAATCAGGGAACTACAATAGTACGGAAATATTGAGGAGTGCAAAATGTTCCTTATGCCTTCAGAGGTTCAACTATTAAGTAGTGAAAAAGTGATCAGTGGAAAATCTATCTTACGTCTTTAGAGATGCTAAAGATTTAGTAATCAAAAACTGACAAGCGCTATAGGAATCAGGGAACTACATTAGTACTGAAAAATTGAGGAGTACAAACTGCAAAGTGTTCATTATGTGTTCAGAGATTCAAACTATTTAATAATGAAAAATTATGTGTTGAATTACTTCCTTACATCTTCAGAGAGGCAAAAGATTTAGTAATAAAAATTCGACAGCACTATAGGAATCAGGGAGCTACATCAATCTGAGTTCAGAGCAGTTAGTAAAACACATTcagataaatcatgttgcaagtgtTTGGTGTTTTGCAGGTTGAGGATTGGTGCTGCTGCACCAAGCAGAGCACCTTGCCCTATAGTATACTGAAGAGGATGAAACAGTGCAATTGGATGATAATGAGATAATTTGAAGCTATAGTATCCTGAAGCTTCGTAGCAAAACTTAATTATAATGATTCATTGCAATTTAGTAACAGTTAATCTTTAGGTATAGTTATGAATATGAAGCATAAAGTCTGTACTAATACACTTTCCACTAGAATTCAGATACCCGAATCCATAAGAGCTTCTAAGTTCCTGGTGCAGCCCACCTGCCTGCCGGCCAACTCCGGCAGAGGAGAGCCGAGCTGTCTAGATAAGAGCAGTAACTCCGGCAGCAGCCATGGCCGATGGCAAACCCTAGACGACTAGGGAAAGGAGGAGaaatgattgtcggtgtcaaaaccgacggatctcggttagcgggtcccgagctgtgtgtctaagattaatggtaacaggaggcggaggacacaatgtttacccgggttttgggcccttgataacccacaagtgtaggggatcacaacagctttcgagggtaaagtattcaacccaaatttattgattcgacacaaggggagccaaagaatattcttaagtattagcagttgagttgtcaattcaaccacacctagataacttagtatctgcagcaaagtatttagtagcaaagtggtatgataataaaggtaacagtggcaacagaaaagataatagttttgtagtaattgtaacagtagcaacggaaaagtaaataagcgaagcacaagatgtcaaaagctcataggcattggatcagtgatggataattatgtcggatgcgattcctcatgtaatagctacaacatagggtgacacagaactagctccaattcatcaatgtaatgtaggaatgtattccgaatatagtcatacgtgcttatggaaaagaacttgcatgacatcttttgtcctaccctcccgtggcagcggggtcctagcagaaactaagggatattaaggcctcgttttaatagagaactagaccaAAAcagtaacacatagtgaatacatgaactcctcaaactacgatcatcaccgagaagtatcccgattattgtcacttcggggttgttggatcataacacataataggtaactatatacttgcaagataggatcaagaacacacatatattcatgaaaacataataggttcagatctgaaatcatggcactcgggccctagtgacaagcattaagcatagcaaagtaatagcaacatcaatctcagaacatagtggatactagggatcaaaccctaacaaaactaacttgattacatggtaaatctcatccagcccatcaccgtccagcaagcctacgatggaattactcacgcatggcggtgagcatcatgaaattggtgatggaggatgtttgatgatgacgacaacgacgaatccccctctccggagccccaacggactccagaccatccctcccgagagagattagggcttggcggcggctccgtatcgtaaaacgcgatgaaacttcctctctgatttttctctccacgaaacggaatatatgtagttggagttgaggtcggtggagcctcagggggcccacgagacagggggaggggggggggggggcgccccccaccctcatggacagggtgtggccctcctggtcttgattctttcgccagtattttttatattttccaaaacttgcctctgtggattttcaggtcattccgagaacttttgttttctacacataaaacaacatcatggcagttctgctgaaaacagcgtcagtccgggttagtttcattcaaatcatgcaagttagagtccaaaacaagggaaaaagtgtttggaaaagtagatacgttggagacatatcaactcccccaagcttaaacctttgcttgtcctcaagcaattcagttgataaactgaaagtgataaagaaaaacttttacaaactatgtttgctcttgttgttgtaaatatgtaaagccagcattcaagtttcagcaaatattatgaactaaccatactcataataacacctcggtctcacaattactcatatcaatggcataatcagctagcgagccataataataaaactcggatgacaacactttctcaaaacaatcatagcatgatataacaaaatggtatctcgctagccctttctgagaccgcaaaacataaatgcagagcaccattaaagatcaaggactgactaaacattgtaatttatggtaaaagagatccagtcaagtcatacccaatataagccaataataatgaatgcaaatgacattgtgctctccaacgggtgctttttaataagagggttgatgactcaacataaaagtaaatagataggcccttcgcagaggaaagcagggatttgtagaggtgccagagctcaattttaaaatagagattgaataacattttgagcagcatactttcactatcaacgcaacaactatgagatggttgtatcttccatactacatgcattataggcagttcccaaacagaatggtaaagtttatactcccccaccaccaacaagcatcaatccatggcttgctcgaaacaacgagtgcctccaactaacaactcccctgggggagttttgtttaattatattgatttgctttgatctttttggatcatggtactgggcatcccggttaccggccctttcttgtgaatgaggagcggagtccactcctcttgagaataacccacctagcatggaagatataggcaaccctagttgaaacatgagctgctcgagcatacaaaacagaatttcatttgaaggtttggagtttggcacatacaaatttacttggaacgacaggtagataccgcatataggaaggtatggtggactcattggaataactttggggtttaaggagtttggatgcacaagcagtattcccgcttagtacaggtgaaggctagcaaaagactgggaagcgaccaactgagagagcgacaacagtcatgaacatgcattaaaattaatacacatcgagtacaagcatgagtaggatataatccaccatgaacataatatcatgaaggctatgttgatttgttgcaactacatgcgtgaacatgcgccaagtcgagtcacttaattcattcaaaggaggataccatcccattataccacaccacaatcattttaatagcatgttggcacgcaaggtaaaccattataactcatagctaatcaagcatggcacaagaaactataatctctaaatgtcattgcaaatatgtttacttcataacaagctgaatcaggaacgatgaactcatcatatttacaaaaacaagaaaggttgagttcataccagcttttctcatctcaatcagtccatcatatatcgtcattattgcctttcacttgcacgactgaatgatttgtataataataatagtgcacgtgcattggactaagctagaatctgcaagcattcaagtcaagagagaagacaacgtaaaatgggctctaagttaaataaacaatcatgcttATGAGAGACACTAAACAtattcaatatggtcttctactctcgacccccaaaggaaagaaaataaaataaaactatttacacgggaaagctcccaacaagtaaaagaagaacgagaaatctttttgggtttcattttaatttctactacaagcatggaaattaaactaactattctTTTGGTtttttaaggtttatcaaacacacaggaagaaaactagaaaaagaaaattaaactaccatggataatacaatgaaagagtatgagcaccgatgactagaaTAGTGTGTCAACATGAATGTtccgtgagaaatacgtactcctccaagcttaggcttttggcctaagttggtctaatgccacggaccgcggctactctccccggtgtactgaggggtgtaatTAGGATACCACTAGCTGGccgtctcctccggatcccactggtaggaTGATGCTCGATAAGGGTCCAGCgtaggttccggctcaggctcaggttctggagcggatgcttggcctcgatgagcgtacactgcttccggcgtgacaagaaaatgatatgcaatcaaatcaaacaacagaggtgcaggcaaaataatagtctcattgtgtttcttattaaatctcaggttatacaagagcatcttatcttcgttgtcaacaatgaactcatgtgctaccatgctcttgtaatctaaaatgtaaggaggcaattttgtctcctctttttcatggtgcctaataggtatctcaaaatttCTAGCAAGATGTGcatcatagatacctccaaagatggagccttttgtacgattcaggcttagccgtttagcaataacgccacccatactaaaactattatctccaaacaaggcatggtgaataataataatatctggaacattgaagtttccactatttccacgaccaatcaagcatctactagcaaatatggcaaagtagcgtaaaacaggaaaatatatgctagagattctcgcatcggaacccttctttggatcccctacagtgatagtgttaacaaagccatccacatccctacgatgtggttcctctaattttccctcaaggggtatcctacataccgcccaaaaattacgtaaagacatttccctgaattcatcatataaatgaaatgatactgaaggcggtgacttcttaggataataataaaagttttgcacgaaagtattggtaagtaagagatactgatcgatccggtcatggaggaaatcggtgaggcctgcattctcgatcaaagaataaaaatcttcataaattccagcttctctcaagaaattatagcatggccattcacacggtcatacttccgctatgcgaggaagattatacttggccttttccttctctttagcttgtttttcctgggagccttcGCTAGAAGAGCCCTtcaaaaatctccttaacattttctgaaaatttctgaaatttagtaacttcaaaataaaagtgaataaaactaaacaagattgatagcatctactcctacaagtgcctagagcctatatcatgcattagaattacttgggacctcataaatttaacatgcaagctcaagaacatggtcacctatgcagtaaaaaattgcaatgaataaagcactagaacaaaaactaattggaccaatggaggagtcacataccaagcaacaatctcccaaagcaattttgtgaatggagctttgagcaaggagatcaaaaatcacagcaaaaatgagctagaacttgtgcttgagctggatgggaatttttttgggaagaagatggagtgtgtgggtgctggcataagtggagggggtccaccaggggcccacgagacaggggggcgcgcccaggggggtgtgagggagtcctggataagggggtatccggacagccggactgtacacattgtccggactatagaagcgtcaagatacaagactcaagacttcggctcgtgtccggatgggactctcctttgcatggaagacaagcttggtgatccggatattatgtttccttccttgtaaccgactccatgtaaaccctagctctccggtgtctatataaaccagagagcatggtccttagaaggccgatcacaattacaatcataccatcataggctagctcttagggtttagcctctacgatctcgtggtagatctactcttgtactacacatatattcaatattaatcaagcaggaagtagggttttacctccatcgagagggcccgaacctgggtaaacattgtgtcccttgcttcctgttaccatcagcctaagacgcacataccgggaccccctacccgagatccgctggttttgacaccgacattggtgctttcattgagagttcctctgtgtcgtcgcttcaaggattgatggcgtcttcaatcatcaacaacacggtccagggtgagactttttcccccggacagatcttcgtgttcggcggcttcgcactgcgggccaattcgcttggccatctggagcagatcgacagctacgcccctggccaccagatcaggttcggaaacttgaactacgcgGCAGACATTCGCAgagacttgatctccgacggattcgagcctgtgccAAGAGCGCAggacagtcatgacgagcacgacctagacctgctgtcggataaTGCTCAGAACATCACCCCTGCAATAGCCCCAGATCTAAATCCAGAACAGGTTGCATTGCccgaggacggagggatggacccctccccgcaggccgcacgctcatcggtggtggagccgaacacaggtcacaTCTGCGTGGAGACCTGTATcctcggacccccggactcgtatccggtcgttGGTCCCGGTCCGCTCACTCTTGAGCCAgctgagccaggttgggctccggtaatggagtttatcgttgcggacatctttcagcactcgccctttggtgacatgctgaacttATTAAAATctatctctttgtcaggaggctctgggccgaactatgtccggctcgagtgggaagcaggcgacaaaggaattcgctgcccacccaccacccacttcattgccacgatcgatgatttaaccgacgtgcttgacttcgacttcgaagacatcgacggtatggcgACAATGTCGaagacgtacaggagccaccgctcacagggcggtggacagccacctcttcatacgatatatacatggtggacactccgaaagaaaccaatggcgatgaggcaacggaggataacccctccaagaagaaagcaaagaatggacgtcgcccgcgccgctccaagccccaccaaggcaataccgacaccggagacggaaacaatccggacggtgccgacgatgaatacaactccgaacagcccgccttcgagcaggccgaacaggaagatgggcatgacagcccagatgaacatgcgacagacgggtatccggaggaggacaactacatgcccctcttcgaagacgagattagcctcagcgacgacgagttaggcgtacccgaagaccccacagagtaagagcgcttcaagcgccgacttattgccactgcgagaagcctgaagaagaagcagcagcagcttcaagatgatcaagatctgctcacagatagatggacagaagtcctggcagccgaggaatatggactcgagcgccacacggctgaccagacgcctcgaggtcgggataaatcggcatatcagcccgaataccagcccccaccccgcaccggtttaccacggcctgggg
This genomic window contains:
- the LOC123159524 gene encoding uncharacterized protein; the protein is MNSSSSYSGPDYQVATSDLDDDPATAVFPRPADAATVVLPKRADAESFVSSLRSPDDVDAVCKKYGIRRDHYTARPAGDLRACSPPPPGCVCVYAHALEAGMRVPLHPFFCEALAHFGIAPTQLAPNAWRIMAGFLVLCRSAGVPPSLAVFRHFFLLSVLNHKHKRRWYYFKPSFRDSPVLRFTGLPDSIHGWKRGFFFLSSPTPWPCPVEWGEPSKSSLMEPVLTNEEKKSVAKLLGANGGAAVDITTCLWDSNLAGAVVIAASPAPPSTGTSTSSKGMDSAVYDMMKTMLAEKMARQASVSAKKVKAEPGSSPLCGEKGNLDEASEEGRPPSSVTPLAARGHSVPTGECSPLPGISREPEDFADGHGHGTDWEAARQLLRGAVAPSQQRVFAATGPSDVAASSYVAILQAANYVSFSLDYALELEEKLLARDAEIAALQKQLEETKGELATAKVRQR